A region of Triplophysa dalaica isolate WHDGS20190420 chromosome 20, ASM1584641v1, whole genome shotgun sequence DNA encodes the following proteins:
- the rnf146 gene encoding E3 ubiquitin-protein ligase rnf146, whose amino-acid sequence MASCGEVNLSVDTLTSGKKVSGESVMDGTPSSSSPSLPVPECAICLQSCVHPVRLPCRHIFCFLCVKGASWHSKRCALCRQEVPEDFLERPTLLSPEELKASASGGRGTGTSGHAWYYEGRNGWWQYDERTSRELEDAFNKGKKNAEMLIAGFLYVADLENMVQYRRNEHGRRRRMKRDVVDIPKKGVAGLRLDPDPNPTVGAGSGTLPVGADLSVDGAAVERESSADGADTGVNGGRSQGVFTAAPVRPPTVLGGHLTSPASSSAIQLVQALAQLNINPTEPEPEEEDADEEDASPAADASGYDSESATSEDDTERAEEEAAEASRGSHRLPQLDRPTPGGGPAPSSDRSGCPDGQCTVTKV is encoded by the coding sequence ATGGCAAGCTGTGGCGAGGTCAATCTCTCTGTGGACACCCTGACTTCTGGAAAGAAGGTGAGTGGAGAGTCTGTGATGGATGGAACTCCTTCGTCTTCATCTCCGTCGCTGCCTGTTCCTGAATGCGCCATCTGCCTGCAGAGTTGCGTCCACCCCGTACGTCTGCCATGCCGCCATATTTTCTGCTTCCTGTGCGTCAAGGGAGCCTCCTGGCACAGCAAGCGATGTGCCCTATGTAGGCAGGAAGTCCCCGAAGACTTCCTGGAACGGCCCACTTTGCTTTCTCCCGAAGAGCTGAAGGCTTCGGCGTCGGGAGGGCGTGGGACGGGCACTAGTGGACACGCTTGGTACTATGAAGGACGCAATGGCTGGTGGCAGTACGACGAGCGGACGAGCCGAGAGCTGGAGGATGCGTTTAACAAAGGCAAGAAAAACGCAGAGATGCTAATCGCCGGTTTCCTGTACGTGGCCGACCTGGAGAACATGGTGCAGTACAGGAGGAACGAACATGGACGCAGACGTAGGATGAAAAGAGATGTAGTGGACATTCCTAAGAAAGGTGTTGCCGGACTTAGACTGGATCCAGATCCTAACCCCACGGTGGGGGCAGGCTCAGGAACGCTGCCCGTAGGAGCGGATTTAAGTGTAGATGGAGCTGCGGTCGAACGAGAAAGCTCGGCAGACGGAGCGGACACTGGGGTCAATGGAGGGCGTTCTCAAGGCGTCTTTACCGCCGCTCCCGTAAGGCCGCCCACTGTCTTGGGTGGTCACCTGACGAGCCCCGCTTCCTCAAGTGCAATTCAGCTTGTTCAAGCTTTGGCTCAACTCAATATCAACCCCACTGAGCCTGAACCGGAGGAGGAAGATGCTGATGAAGAAGACGCTTCTCCCGCTGCGGACGCCTCTGGGTATGACTCGGAGTCCGCCACAAGTGAGGATGACACCGAGCGCGCTGAGGAGGAAGCGGCGGAGGCCTCCCGGGGTAGCCATAGACTGCCACAGTTGGACAGACCGACTCCTGGTGGTGGGCCTGCACCAAGCAGCGATCGCTCCGGGTGCCCCGATGGTCAATGCACTGTCACCAAGGTCTGA
- the LOC130409504 gene encoding uncharacterized protein LOC130409504 isoform X1, whose amino-acid sequence MIACNNIETCWRTCLSVFHLEQEVKKKSRMAALDLHRGLEPGGHVWGGDRVDLLDSFDSEMQEWEDQLQEMQKKIEELFNEVKARREASTNNITNNKNLDITLLPVSSEFSQRGNGHHHGPSVHPNNIRPVYQCSDTAVGPSFGIQHPHDYRNVSKLNQMSNGCHYPASCHDIKRQDATLDILNGYLQQGPQYRNIQRNLGVSSANPKMHPGVLGDSENIKTGSVTNRTFEDIENKKNKKANPEESQAHHSTRKDSISGRNFPIENFANKQKDAPPVPPRSIHHDSQRQPDRKCLLVDRKSGSPSVLRKFGAMLQENEGKTLIEDGVVTTVITTERLASTPFCQRKLSVGRASPRMPVQRCLTDCDAELEPCQEPRAAVTSRHVLLNGASNASPPHKASESKEHKMGSEDLFSDYQMVERILGAGSQQYSKVHTGNGADTRWGHDNLEQLLEMMEIENNKGQRATFTQQLDTKQVSRESSPAPHGTSFSRPARPANQRRPTRWATPSPLPKSCPPSPNLKRRQFLNSYSLHTETVIM is encoded by the exons ACCTGTTGGAGGACTTGCCTGAGTGTCTTTCACTTGGAACAGGAAGTAAAGAAGAAGAGCAGAATGGCggcactggatctgcaccgtgGGCTTGAGCCTGGAGGCCACGTGTGGGGTGGAGACCGAGTCGACCTGCTGGACAGTTTTGACTCCGAGATGCAGGAATGGGAGGATCAACTGCAGGAAATGCAGAAGAAGATCGAAGAG TTGTTTAATGAGGTCAAGGCACGAAGAGAAGCCAGCACCaacaacatcacaaacaataaaaacttgGACATTACATTGCTCCCTGTCAGCTCTGAGTTCAGTCAACGGGGTAATGGTCATCATCACGGACCTTCTGTTCACCCCAACAACATCCGCCCCGTTTATCAATGCAGCGATACGGCGGTTGGGCCAAGCTTCGGGATTCAACACCCTCATGATTATCGTAACGTCTCCAAACTTAATCAAATGAGCAACGGCTGCCATTATCCTGCCAGTTGTCATGATATCAAAAGACAGGACGCAACCCTGGATATCCTGAACGGATACCTTCAACAGGGGCCACAGTACAGAAATATCCAAAGGAACCTCGGGGTTTCAAGTGCA AACCCAAAGATGCATCCAGGTGTGCTCGGGGATTCTGAGAATATTAAGACAGGCTCTGTGACCAACAG GACGTTTGAAGACATTgagaacaagaaaaacaagaaagcaaACCCAGAGGAGTCCCAGGCCCATCACTCTACCCGAAAAGACTCGATTTCAGGAAGAAATTTTCCAATTGAAAACTTTGCCAATAAACAGAAAGACGCTCCACCAGTGCCGCCTCGCTCCATTCACCACGATTCACAACGGCAACCGGACAGGAAGTGCCTCCTGGTAGACAGGAAGTCTGGCAGCCCGTCTGTGTTGCGTAAGTTTGGCGCTATGCTGCAGGAGAACGAGGGGAAGACTCTGATCGAGGACGGTGTTGTGACCACCGTCATCACCACCGAACGCCTCGCCAGCACTCCGTTCTGCCAGCGCAAGTTGAGCGTCGGCCGGGCATCCCCACGCATGCCCGTCCAGAGATGCCTTACAGACTGTGACGCGGAACTGGAGCCATGCCAGGAGCCTCGGGCAGCTGTTACCTCCAGACACGTGCTCCTCAACGGTGCCTCTAACGCAAGCCCTCCACACAAGGCTTCGGAGTCTAAAGAGCACAAAATGGGCTCTGAGGATCTGTTCTCGGACTACCAGATGGTGGAGAGGATCCTGGGAGCAGGTTCTCAACAATACAGCAAGGTGCACACGGGGAACGGAGCAGATACGAGATGGGGACATGACaatctggaacaacttctggaAATGATGGAGATAGAGAACAACAAAGGTCAGAGAGCCACATTCACCCAGCAACTGGACACCAAACAG GTCAGCCGTGAGTCATCTCCTGCCCCCCACGGAACTAGTTTCTCCCGACCCGCACGACCAGCCAATCAACGCCGTCCCACCAGATGGGCGACGCCTTCTCCTTTGCCCAAATCCTGCCCGCCGAGTCCAAATCTGAAACGCAGACAGTTCCTGAATTCTTACTCGCTGCACACAGAAACAGTCATCATGTGA
- the LOC130409504 gene encoding uncharacterized protein LOC130409504 isoform X2, producing MAALDLHRGLEPGGHVWGGDRVDLLDSFDSEMQEWEDQLQEMQKKIEELFNEVKARREASTNNITNNKNLDITLLPVSSEFSQRGNGHHHGPSVHPNNIRPVYQCSDTAVGPSFGIQHPHDYRNVSKLNQMSNGCHYPASCHDIKRQDATLDILNGYLQQGPQYRNIQRNLGVSSANPKMHPGVLGDSENIKTGSVTNRTFEDIENKKNKKANPEESQAHHSTRKDSISGRNFPIENFANKQKDAPPVPPRSIHHDSQRQPDRKCLLVDRKSGSPSVLRKFGAMLQENEGKTLIEDGVVTTVITTERLASTPFCQRKLSVGRASPRMPVQRCLTDCDAELEPCQEPRAAVTSRHVLLNGASNASPPHKASESKEHKMGSEDLFSDYQMVERILGAGSQQYSKVHTGNGADTRWGHDNLEQLLEMMEIENNKGQRATFTQQLDTKQVSRESSPAPHGTSFSRPARPANQRRPTRWATPSPLPKSCPPSPNLKRRQFLNSYSLHTETVIM from the exons ATGGCggcactggatctgcaccgtgGGCTTGAGCCTGGAGGCCACGTGTGGGGTGGAGACCGAGTCGACCTGCTGGACAGTTTTGACTCCGAGATGCAGGAATGGGAGGATCAACTGCAGGAAATGCAGAAGAAGATCGAAGAG TTGTTTAATGAGGTCAAGGCACGAAGAGAAGCCAGCACCaacaacatcacaaacaataaaaacttgGACATTACATTGCTCCCTGTCAGCTCTGAGTTCAGTCAACGGGGTAATGGTCATCATCACGGACCTTCTGTTCACCCCAACAACATCCGCCCCGTTTATCAATGCAGCGATACGGCGGTTGGGCCAAGCTTCGGGATTCAACACCCTCATGATTATCGTAACGTCTCCAAACTTAATCAAATGAGCAACGGCTGCCATTATCCTGCCAGTTGTCATGATATCAAAAGACAGGACGCAACCCTGGATATCCTGAACGGATACCTTCAACAGGGGCCACAGTACAGAAATATCCAAAGGAACCTCGGGGTTTCAAGTGCA AACCCAAAGATGCATCCAGGTGTGCTCGGGGATTCTGAGAATATTAAGACAGGCTCTGTGACCAACAG GACGTTTGAAGACATTgagaacaagaaaaacaagaaagcaaACCCAGAGGAGTCCCAGGCCCATCACTCTACCCGAAAAGACTCGATTTCAGGAAGAAATTTTCCAATTGAAAACTTTGCCAATAAACAGAAAGACGCTCCACCAGTGCCGCCTCGCTCCATTCACCACGATTCACAACGGCAACCGGACAGGAAGTGCCTCCTGGTAGACAGGAAGTCTGGCAGCCCGTCTGTGTTGCGTAAGTTTGGCGCTATGCTGCAGGAGAACGAGGGGAAGACTCTGATCGAGGACGGTGTTGTGACCACCGTCATCACCACCGAACGCCTCGCCAGCACTCCGTTCTGCCAGCGCAAGTTGAGCGTCGGCCGGGCATCCCCACGCATGCCCGTCCAGAGATGCCTTACAGACTGTGACGCGGAACTGGAGCCATGCCAGGAGCCTCGGGCAGCTGTTACCTCCAGACACGTGCTCCTCAACGGTGCCTCTAACGCAAGCCCTCCACACAAGGCTTCGGAGTCTAAAGAGCACAAAATGGGCTCTGAGGATCTGTTCTCGGACTACCAGATGGTGGAGAGGATCCTGGGAGCAGGTTCTCAACAATACAGCAAGGTGCACACGGGGAACGGAGCAGATACGAGATGGGGACATGACaatctggaacaacttctggaAATGATGGAGATAGAGAACAACAAAGGTCAGAGAGCCACATTCACCCAGCAACTGGACACCAAACAG GTCAGCCGTGAGTCATCTCCTGCCCCCCACGGAACTAGTTTCTCCCGACCCGCACGACCAGCCAATCAACGCCGTCCCACCAGATGGGCGACGCCTTCTCCTTTGCCCAAATCCTGCCCGCCGAGTCCAAATCTGAAACGCAGACAGTTCCTGAATTCTTACTCGCTGCACACAGAAACAGTCATCATGTGA